The following proteins are co-located in the Vidua chalybeata isolate OUT-0048 unplaced genomic scaffold, bVidCha1 merged haplotype W_reject_6, whole genome shotgun sequence genome:
- the AGFG2 gene encoding arf-GAP domain and FG repeat-containing protein 2: MTTFTEAEVLFLQAHGNEACRRVWLGTFDPRTSLLPDSRDPQKVKEFLQDKYEKKRWYVAPEQAKPPQSAAAEPGPPQLLRGDTGTLPQPRPAAQRPPQPARKASTDLLADIGGDPFASPAPAPASAAFPGPAPPRSAFPSFNAFGTSPAAPTFGGAVPPFHTPPTTTGGVAAQGVATPVPPTEGGASASLFGTLREPPALPHGGHTNPFTAPVAPRPSTNPFESSGPGAAFTLPPVPGGFPIPFQADGLPFGGFNVAKASTNPFVTLPAPTAPFAIRPRTTNPFL, encoded by the exons ATGACGACGTTCACCGAGGCCGAGGTGCTGTTCCTGCAGGCGCACGGCAACGAG GCCTGCAGGCGGGTCTGGCTCGGCACCTTCGACCCCCGGACGTCGCTGCTCCCCGACTCCCGCGACCCCCAGAAGGTGAAGGAGTTCTTGCAGGATAAATACGAGAAGAAACGATG gTACGTGGCACCAGAACAAGCGAAACCCCCCCAAAGCGCCGCAGCAGAGCCCGgccccccccagctcctccgcggggacaccgggacgCTGCCGCAG ccccgcccgGCCGCCCAGCGCCCTCCCCAGCCGGCCCGAAAGGCCAGCACCGACCTCCTGGCCGACATCGGGGGGGACCCCTTCGCCAGCCCGGCCCCCGCGCCCGCCTCCGCTGCCTTCCCCG GCCCGGCCCCACCCCGGTCTGCCTTCCCCAGTTTCAACGCCTTCGGAACCAGCCCTGCAGCGCCGACATTTGGGGGGGCTGTGCCCCCCTTCCACACCCCACCCACCACCACAG GAGGTGTGGCTGCACAGGGCGTGGCCACCCCCGTTCCGCCCACGGAGGGAGGAGCTTCTGCCAG CCTCTTCGGGACCCTCCGTGAgcccccagcgctgccccaCGGGG GCCACACCAACCCCTTCACGGCCCCCGTGGCCCCCAGACCCTCCACCAACCCCTTCGAGAGCAGCGGCCCCG GTGCTGCTTTCACCTTGCCCCCCGTTCCTGGGGgcttccccatccccttccagGCCGATG GGTTGCCTTTCGGTGGGTTCAACGTTGCCAAAGCTTCCACCAACCCCTTCGTG ACGCTCCCGGCCCCGACGGCGCCGTTCGCCATCAGGCCCCGGACCACCAACCCCTTCCTATGA